From Actinopolymorpha sp. NPDC004070, the proteins below share one genomic window:
- a CDS encoding glycosyl hydrolase family 98 C-terminal domain-containing protein — translation MWRSSSGQRLSSRQCHDRCCSRNPGRITQTDAFEVPYWTDHDTSNIIPSSGRYGIVSLLPRNVPTGDAARLGHVLTTAKDDRYFNSFYPSQTVSANDFTLRFQDTWFWMNSHENDHFLASSTFSLHQAPDITIGVVATNHTFGTFREDDGVAHVHLNNYRLDLTDVYADLVPDEDLTNPTEYIYDRMTVRRETSGNVITNADGGVLTAGGRVLNDQSPRDVRTTTITVTGARPTVQYANRTRITHAPTATAKPGTPPRRPSSCGSRTTDRSTSASCSRRLAKEASG, via the coding sequence ATGTGGAGATCCTCAAGCGGGCAACGGCTTTCTTCGCGTCAATGCCACGATAGGTGCTGCTCGAGAAACCCGGGGCGCATCACCCAGACTGACGCCTTCGAGGTGCCGTACTGGACCGACCACGACACGTCCAACATCATCCCGTCCTCCGGTCGGTACGGGATCGTCTCGCTCCTTCCCCGCAACGTCCCGACAGGGGACGCCGCCCGCCTCGGACATGTGCTCACAACGGCAAAGGACGACAGGTACTTCAACAGCTTCTACCCCAGTCAGACCGTCTCCGCCAACGACTTCACCCTGCGGTTCCAGGACACGTGGTTCTGGATGAACTCACATGAGAACGACCACTTCCTCGCCTCGTCGACGTTCTCCCTACACCAGGCTCCGGACATCACCATCGGCGTCGTCGCCACCAACCACACGTTCGGGACCTTCCGTGAGGACGACGGGGTGGCCCACGTGCACCTCAACAACTACCGACTCGACCTCACCGACGTGTACGCCGACCTCGTCCCCGACGAGGACCTCACCAATCCCACGGAGTACATCTACGACCGGATGACCGTCCGACGCGAGACCTCCGGCAACGTCATCACCAACGCCGACGGAGGCGTACTCACCGCCGGTGGACGCGTGCTCAACGACCAGAGCCCGCGAGACGTTCGTACGACGACCATAACGGTGACCGGCGCCAGACCGACCGTCCAGTACGCAAACAGGACCCGAATCACTCACGCCCCTACGGCCACAGCGAAACCTGGGACGCCGCCACGCAGACCCTCATCCTGCGGATCACGCACAACGGACCGATCGACCTCAGCATCGTGTTCTAGGAGGCTTGCGAAAGAGGCATCTGGCTGA